DNA sequence from the Streptomyces sp. NBC_01497 genome:
GCTGCCGTCGGGCAGCAGGTCCAGGACCCGGGACGTCGCCCAGCCAACGGCCGGATCGGATTCCAGGACCACCAGGTCCCGTGCCAAGGCGCCCGGCGCGAGCTGGTCGTCGGCGTCCAGGACCTTGATGTACGCGCCGTCCGTGTGCGCGAGTGCCAGGGTCCGAGCAGTACCGGGTCCGCCGGGCCGGCCCTGCTTGAACGTCACGCGCGGGTCGTCCGGGACGTACGCGGCAACCTCGTCCCCCATGCCGTCCTGCTGGATCAGCCAGTGCCATTCCCAGTCGTCGGGCAACTCCTGGTCGCACAGGGACTTGTACGCGTCCGGCAGGAAGTGAGCGGACGGACCGTGGACTGCCGTGATGACGGTGATGCGCATACGCACCGCGCTCACCACCTTTCCAGGGGAGTGGTGAAGTGCATCTCGGTGCGGTCGCCGGGCAGCGTCACGTCGGACAGCTCGACCACGCGGTCCGACGTGTCGTACGAGGTCTTCCGCAGCACGAGGACCGAGGTCCCCGGGGGAAGCTCCAGTTCTTCCGCTTCCTCGGGGGTCGGCGGGCGAGCCGACACCCGCTCGTCGACGCGGCTCACTTCGATACCCACGGTGAAGAGCTGATTCTGCGTGCCTCCGGGCCACGGTTCGTTCGCCGCGTCCAGAAGATCGGGATTGGACTCCACCACGCCCCGGACGAGGTACGAGGTCACGAGGGTGAACGGCGCGCTCTCCGCCGCGTACCTCGTCCTGAAGGTGCGCACCAGCATCGGCGTGCCCTCGGGCACGCCGAACGCCTCGGCGATGTCCACGTCGGCCGTGCCCTCGTCGTACGACGCGTGGAAGACGAGATCGCTGACCTGCAGGCCGGTGTCGTGTTCCGTGGACCCCGTCTTCAGACGCTCGTCCGCGGACTCACGCGCCCGGTCCTTCTCCCACTGGTGACGCTCGTTCGTCCGCAGCACCTTCGTACGTGGGCTGCGGACGAAGTTCCCGCGCCCGTGCTGCTTCTCGATCAAGCCCTCTTCCTGGAGGAGCCGGAGCGCATCACGGATGGTCGGCAGGCTGCGGCGGTGATCCTCGACGAGTTGCGTCTCGGGCGGCAGCTTGTCCCCAGGTTTGAGCTCACCTGCGCGGATGGCTCGGCGGATCTCGTCCGCGATTCGCTCGTACGCCTTGGCCATGGGTGCTCACCGTTCCGTCGATCGTCCGAGCCAGCATACGACTCCTAAAGAGGTCTTGACGAGTGGAGAGACGTGCGCCATAGTTACGTCACTCCTAAAGAGGACTTGAGCACTTGAGGTCCTGAGGAGCAACGCCCGAGGGGTGCCGTGTGTGTGCGGTCAGCTCGGAAGCGTCTGTGCCTTGAGAACTGAACAGCGTGTCTGAACGAGTGCTTTTGATCTCCGGCACTCCCTGACCCCCGACGTCTGCTGTGTAAGGACGGCGCTCGGGACCAGGGAGGCCGGAGGTGATGACCACTCGTCCTCGGACGATCGGTCTTGTCGGAGCGGCCCTTCTCTCCCGAACGGAGACTCGATGCTTCTCGCGATCGGCGATGTGGTGCGCGACGCCAGCGATATGGCGCTGGGCACGGTCCTCGGCGTCGTTCCTGATCCGGACGGCCTCCGGGTCGCCGTCCACATACCGGGCCGTCCCGTGCGGCTCATCGACCCGTACGACGTTCAGCTCGTTGCCCGACGTGCCAGGTCGGCGACTCCGGCGCGCCGCGTCGTGGACCTGGCCGTCGTTCTCGTGGTCGGCCTCGCGGTTTTCGCCGCCGTCTCGTATGCGCAGGCGGCAGGTGCCGGCTGGCTCGTGACGCTGCTCTCCGGCCTCGGCGCCGTCACCGCGGTGACGGTGGTGGCCCGGTGGTGCGTACGGATGTCCGCGCCTCAGCGCTTCCGCGTCTGAAGGACGCGCGTTCCTCAGCCACTCAGATTCTGCAGCCGGCGACGGCGGTCGACGGGTCAAGGACACCTGCCGCCCCGGCTCTCCCATCCCAACCACCAGCGCTCAGGAGAGTTCTTATGCGCATGTACTCGGATGACTTCCGGGAGCTGTTCCTCGGTACCGCTGATGAGTCGGCCGACGACCGTGAGGTCCGGCTCGCGGTGGCCAACGAGGTGTTGGCTGAGCTGCTCGAAGAGGGCCGAGACGACGAGATCTCGTTCCTGAACGCCGTCTACGCGGCCCAGCTCAGTAGCCGTTCCGTTCAGCGGCTGACGCACATCGTGGCGGTGACCGCCGCGTGAGTCTCGGGCACTGGCAAGCTGCGGTGTCACCACTCAGCGTGGGCGAGAGGGCCCTGCTCGGTCTTGTTGTCCCCGCGGGCGTCGCGGTGGGAGGGCTCGGCCTCGTCGCCTCCTTCGACTCCGTGTCCTCCGCCGCAGTGCGGTGGGGATTCACCGACCCGTGGATGCTCCCGGTCGGCATCGACGCTGCGATCCCCGTCTTCACGGCGGCGAGTCTGCTGCTGGTCCGGGTCGGGATGCGGCTCGCTTGGGTCCGGTTCGTGCCGTGGGGACTGACCCTGATCACGTGCTGGCTCAACATCGCGGCGGGTGAGTCGGCCTCGGCGAAAGTCGCCCACGGGTCGATGCCCCTGCTGTGGGTCGGCCTCAGCGAGATCGCCGCTCATGTCTACGCGGTCCGTATCGGCGTCGCGACCGGCGCACGGATGGAACGCATCCGGCGCTCTCGCTGGCTGTTCGCGCCTCTCACCACACTCGCGCTCTGGCGCCGGATGGTGCTCTGGGAGACGACCGACTACCGCGAGGCCCTGGCCCTTGAGAAGCAACGGCTCATGGTGCGGGCGGAACTGCGCGAGAGCTACGGCCGAGCGTGGCGCCGCAAGGCCCCGCACCGCGATCTGGTGCTGCTCCGGCTCGGCGAGCTCGCCCCTGAGGGACACGTGCCGGCCGAAGAGGAAGCCAAAGAGCCCGGTGCACCGGCTGCGGCTGAGGAGCGCGCGCCGCGCGGCTATCGGCCGCGTATGACCTGGGAGGCGGCGCTGCTCAAGGCCCGCCAGGAGACTGCGGAATGGCCCGCTGAGCGCCTGGACGCCGACCCCATCCGCAAGGCGATCGGGTGCAGCCAACAGCGTTCGCGGCAGCTGCGTGACGCCCTCAGGGCCGAGCGCGACCAGCAGCACACTCCCCTCTGATCCTTCGCTCCCCACCGGGGCCCGGCCGCTGCTTTGGCGGGTAGGGCCGGGCCTCGGCACCCCTCCGGTACGACAACCCAGTACGGAAGGAACGGCCAGTGAAGCACGAGGACAACGGCGATCACGAACACGACTTGTTCGCGAGGCTGGAGAAGGAATTCGGCCCTGTCGAAGCAGGGGCGGATCACTCCCGACCGACCGAGTCGGCCGACCCGAACGAGACCATCATGGTCGACCCGGCAGCCGGAAAATCGGGCCCTGATCTGATGGATCGGGTACGCGGAGCGAAGCGTCGGGCGGTCATTCCCGCGTGGGCGACGTCTCGGGGCGAGTTCCTGAAGGCGGGCAAGGGGGTCGCCGCGTACGCCTGGCACGTCGCCGCGTACCACTCGATCCGAGCGCCGTGGTACGCCCTGCGGCTCACGCTCCAGATGCCCCGTGGTGCCTGCCAGTTCACCGGCGGTGCCCTGAGGTGGGCATTGGACGCCGAGGGTGAGCCGTTGCGTCAGTCGGCCGCCACGAACAACGACATCGAGGAGTACCTGAAGCTCTCGCGGCAGCGTGACCGCCGGGTGCGGTGGCGGGCAGTGGTCGCCGTTGGCGCATCGATCGCCGGAACCGGTACGAGCCTCGCCCTGTACGTCCTCGCACCGGATTGGCTGCTCGCACTGTGCGCGGCCGCGTCGACGCTCGCGCTGGGGCGGCTCGGTCAGCCGGCGGACGCTCCGGTCATCCACCGGGCCGTAGAGATCCCGAAGGCCACCAAGCTGACGAGTGACATCGTCCTTCGCGCCCTGGGATCGCTCGGCATCCCCGCCATCAACCAGGCGCAGGCGAAAGGCAATCCGGGCTTCGCCTTCACCGCGCCCATCACGCGGGACGGTCCGGGCTGGATGGCGGAGGGCGACCTGCCGTACGGAGTCACCGTCACGGACGTCATCGACCGGCGCGACCGGCTTGCTTCCGGGGTCCGGCGCCCGCTCGGGTGCGTCTGGCCCGAGGCCGTGCCCACCGAGCACACCGGGCGACTGCGCATGTGGGTCGGTGATCAGGACATGTCGCAGACCCGGCAGGAACCGTGGCCGCTCGCGAAGTCCGGCGGCGCTGACCTCTTCAAACCGGTGCTCTGGGGCACCGACCAGCGCGGCCGGTGGGTCGGCGTCACGCTCATGTTCATCGCGGGCATCATCGGCGCCATCCCGCGCATGGGCAAGACGTTCTTGCTGCGTCTGCTCCTGCTCATCGCGGCCCTGGACGTACGGGCGGAGCTCCACACGTACGACCTGAAGGGCACCGGCGACCTCGACTCGGTCGGCGACCGAGTCGCGTACCGGCACCGGGCCGGCGAGGAGGACCCGGACATCGAGTACGCCATCGCCGATCTTCGCGAACTGCAGGGCGAGTTGCGGCGCCGGGCGAAGGTGATCCGGTCGCTGCCACGGGACATCTGCCCGGAGTCGAAGGTGACCACCGAGCTCGCGTCGAAGCGCTCGCTCGGGCTCCACCCGATCGTGATCGGTGTCGACGAGTGCCAGGTGTGGTTCGAGCACCCGAAGTACGGCGGCGAGTTCAAGGAGATCTGCACGGACCTCGTGAAGCGCGGGCCGGCCACCGGGATCGTGCTACTGCTGGCCACCCAGCGTCCCGACAAGGACAGCATCCCGACATCGATCAGCGCGAACGCCTCAGCCCGCTGGTGCCTCAAGGTCATGGGCCAGGTCGAGAACGACATGGTCCTCGGGACGGGCGCCTACAAACGGGGCGTCCGGGCGAGCATGTTCGCCTGGGGCGACAAGGGCATCTCCTACTTCCTCGGAGAAGGATCGGACGCCCGGATCGTCCGCTCCGCGTTCATCAACGCGGTGGAGGCGGACCGCATCGCCCTCCGCGCACGTGCGCTCCGCGAGCATGCCGGGCTGCTCGCGGGTCACGCGCTCGGCGAGCAGCCGGAGACCACCGCGTCCGTCGGGTACGACCTGCTCGCCGATCTCCGAGCCGCCGTACCGGCCGAGAAACCGAAGCTCTGGAACGAAGCGATCGTGCCGCTGCTCGCCGAACTCCGACCCGAGGTCTACGGCGAGTGGACGCCAGAGCAGCTGACCGCGGCTCTCAAGCCGTACGGCATCCGCACCGTGCAGGTGTGGGGCACCACCGAGGACGGCAAAGGCGCCAACCGGCGCGGCATCCGGCGCTCCGACATCCTCAAGGCTGCTGCGGAACGTAACGGCGGAGCCGACGCGGCATAGCCGAGCACGCGCCGGAACCTAGCGGGAAGGCCCGCTAGGTCTAGCACCCGCGCTAGCAGCCCATACCCCATCTGACCAGGCCACTAGTCCCTAGCGGTCGCCACCTCGCATGCCCTGAATCCGGCCCTGGAAGGGGTTTCGTTGCCTCTCGTGCTCACCGCTGTAGCCGGACTGTTCCTCATCGCGCTCTGCTACGTCGCCCAGTGCTCCACCAGGCCCTACGGCACCTGTCGCAGGTGCCAGGGCTGGGGCTGCAAGATCCGCCAGACCCGCACCGGACGGCTCACTCGCGGCCGTCAGTGCCGACGCTGCTCGGGCTACGGCCGTCGGCTCCGCGTCGGGCGCCGCCTCTACAACTCCTTGTCCCACCTGCAGCACGAAGGCACCCGCTGACCGCTCCCGAAGGAGACCCGTCGTGTTCCTGACTATCTCCGCACTGGCGCTGCTGGGGCTGCTCCTGGCCCTGTTGCTGCGCTTCAAGTCCGTCGGCGCCGGCGCCGCGATCATCGCGGTGCTCTTCGGCTTCTACCTCGCCCGCACCGGGGCCGCCGCTTCGATCGACCAACTGATGTCCGCAGTCGGCAGCGCCGTGCACAGCATCGGCGGCTGACACACCCGAAGGAGTCCCACACATGTGTGAGCCGCAGACCGGCGCACCGCCGCGCATCTCGCTGATGGCATCCGGTGAACTCCGCGACGCCCTCGAAGCCATCGAGGACGGCCGAGGCCCGGCCGCCGTCGCCTCGCTGATGGCCATCGACCCCGAATCGTGGCGGGCGCTCGAACAACGGCTCGTCGCCGTGATCGGCACCGATCTCCGCGAACTCCTGCTGGCCGCAGCCAGCAGAGGAACCGGTGAGCAGCAACTCGCCTGACGCGCCTGGGTTACCTGCGGCCCCACCAATGCCCTGCCTCAGCGCGAGCCACTTCAGCGTCGTACTGGCCGGCGTCGAAGTGGAACTCCGGCGGGGGCGCGGCGGGATGCGCACCTTCCCACGGCACCTCCCAGTCCGACCACTGCACGACCTCCATGAATCGCTGCACGACAACGGACAGGAAACCGCAGCAATCGCCAGTGCACTCCGGTTCGCCCAGCTCCAGGCGGCGCCCCTCGCTGGTCGCCCGCAGGGGGCTGGGCCGGCCGGCAGGCAGTACGTCAGCCGCGAGCGGCCCGCGGCCTCCCTCGTGCACGGCCCCCGCGACCACATCCTCGCCGTTCACCCAGAACCGCACCTGGGCAGCGAACCGTGCGCCCCGCGGCAACAGCGTGATCTCCAAACGATCGAACACCGGACCACCCTACGAGCCGGGCGAACGCGGGCCGGGGCCCGGACAGTCGGCCGAATCGACCACTTCACTTCAGAGGGGACGAGACCAATGCCCACAACCACAGTCGCTTGGTTCGACAGCCTGACGGCAGGAGTGCAGGCGCTCGGCGCCGCCGCCCGCGAATACCGGACCGCCGCGCAGAGCGCCCGCAACGCCGCTTGGCACACGGACCCGGCTCGGTTGCGACCGGTCAGCGGCTCGGCGACCGTGCCCGGCAGCAACCACGCCATCCGACCGCACGACGACGCCCTTTGGCGGCTCACGGAGCTCTACGCCACGCTCCGGAGCAGCGCGGACGAGCTGTACGAGAACGCCGCCCAGGCGTACGCGTACGGTGCGGCCGAAGCGATCCGTGCCGTCCTGGACGGGGACCATCCACCCTTCGTCGAGTTCGGTCGCAGGGACGGGCGGTACGTCCTTCCGAACCACCCGCTCCCCGACCTCGGCGCCGCGCTGGACAGGTGGCCGGGCAGCGCCGATCTCGACGGGTTCCGTCGGCGCGTGGCCGAGCAGCAAGCGGCCCGCAGCACGGAGCGGGAGTACACGTTCTTCGAGGACCTGGCCGACCGCGAGAGCGCCGAGATCGCCGAGGCTCGTCGAGTGGCCGCAGGGCTGGCGGACAGCGCGTACACGTACGGCGAGGCAGCGAAAAGCGCCCTGCACTTCACGCTGCTCGCGGAGCCGCACGTGAACGGCGGCACCCAGCCTCAGTGAATGCACCCGGGGCAGCGGCCGACGGGTCAAGGACGCCCGCAGCCCCGGTCTCTCCCATCCCAACCACGGAATCAGGAGGTGCCCTCAGCATGCACCACACCCGACGTCGTACCCGCGCCCTTGCCGCCCTGGCGACTGAGTGCGGGACCAGCCGCCGGACGAACGGCATCTCGGGCGCCTGCAGCGCCATGGCCTGCTCACGGACGGACGTACGGTGACCAGCGACTTCCCCGAAGACGGCGACCACGCGCCACCGAACGACCCGAGCGCCGAACAGGCAGCGCTCGGCGCCATGCTGCTCTCACGGCCGGCGGTCGCCGAAGTCAGTGCGGCGCTCTCCACCGAGGACTACTACCGCCCCGCGCACGCCACCATCCACGGGGCGATCATCGCGATGCACGCGGCCGGCCTGCCGGTCGACCCGATCACGGTCGCCGCGCGCCTCCGGGCGACCAATGACCTGAGCCGCATCGGCGGCGCGACGTACCTGCACGCGCTTGTACAGGCCACGCCCACCGCGGCGAACGGCACGTACTACGCCGAGATCGTCGCGGACCTGGCCAGGCAGCGCCGCCTCATCGAGACCGGCACCCGTCTCATCGCCCACACCCGCCAGGGCACCTCCCAAGCCGAGCGCATCGCCTCACAGGCCGCTGCCGAGCTCGCGGCGATCAGCACGTCCGACCGCTGGCCGGACCCGATCCCCCTCGGTACCCACGGAGCCCTTCCCCTCTTCCCCGTGGACACCCTGACGCCATGGGTAGCCGAACAGGTCGCCGCTGTCGCCGAGTTCACCCAGACACCACCGGACCTGGCGGCCACCATGGCGCTTGCGGCACTCTCCACGGCAGCCGGCGGAAGGGTGCACGTCGAGATCCGGCCCGGCTGGCGCGAGCAGTCGAACCTCTACCTCGTGTGCGCGATGCCCCCGGCATCACGCAAGTCCGACGTCTTCGCCTTCATGACGGAGCCCGTCTACGACCTCGAACGGGAGCTCCAAGAGGGCTCAAGGGCACAGATCATCGAGGCCGAGACAATCAAGGAGGCGGCTCTCGCCGAGGCCGAAGCCCTGATGGCCAAAGCGCGTAAGCCAGGCGACGGGATCGACCGCACCGTCATCGTCGCCGAGGCATCCGCCGCGCGGCTGCTCGCCGAGGACATCCACGTTCCGCCGAAGCCGCGCCTCACGGTCTCCGGCGACATCACCCCGGAACCCCTCGCCCAGCAGCTCGCCATCCACCGATGCCTTGCCGCGCTCTCTCCTGAGGGCGACCTGTTCGACATCATCGCGGGCCGCTACAGCGCGAAGCCCAACCTCGGCGTCTTCCTCCAGGCCCACAAAGGCGAACGCCTCCAG
Encoded proteins:
- a CDS encoding glycosyltransferase family 2 protein; translation: MRITVITAVHGPSAHFLPDAYKSLCDQELPDDWEWHWLIQQDGMGDEVAAYVPDDPRVTFKQGRPGGPGTARTLALAHTDGAYIKVLDADDQLAPGALARDLVVLESDPAVGWATSRVLDLLPDGSTAGFPGDPEPGVVERGEVLEFWQANNYRAQVHPATLFARRELVVALGGWMALPASEDTGLLLALNAVSSGWFTADVGLLYRKWPGQATSQAAHTDPAERDARMAVVEARARELSYLRWTYPAS
- a CDS encoding GntR family transcriptional regulator, whose amino-acid sequence is MAKAYERIADEIRRAIRAGELKPGDKLPPETQLVEDHRRSLPTIRDALRLLQEEGLIEKQHGRGNFVRSPRTKVLRTNERHQWEKDRARESADERLKTGSTEHDTGLQVSDLVFHASYDEGTADVDIAEAFGVPEGTPMLVRTFRTRYAAESAPFTLVTSYLVRGVVESNPDLLDAANEPWPGGTQNQLFTVGIEVSRVDERVSARPPTPEEAEELELPPGTSVLVLRKTSYDTSDRVVELSDVTLPGDRTEMHFTTPLERW
- a CDS encoding DUF2637 domain-containing protein, with product MSPLSVGERALLGLVVPAGVAVGGLGLVASFDSVSSAAVRWGFTDPWMLPVGIDAAIPVFTAASLLLVRVGMRLAWVRFVPWGLTLITCWLNIAAGESASAKVAHGSMPLLWVGLSEIAAHVYAVRIGVATGARMERIRRSRWLFAPLTTLALWRRMVLWETTDYREALALEKQRLMVRAELRESYGRAWRRKAPHRDLVLLRLGELAPEGHVPAEEEAKEPGAPAAAEERAPRGYRPRMTWEAALLKARQETAEWPAERLDADPIRKAIGCSQQRSRQLRDALRAERDQQHTPL
- a CDS encoding cell division protein FtsK; amino-acid sequence: MKHEDNGDHEHDLFARLEKEFGPVEAGADHSRPTESADPNETIMVDPAAGKSGPDLMDRVRGAKRRAVIPAWATSRGEFLKAGKGVAAYAWHVAAYHSIRAPWYALRLTLQMPRGACQFTGGALRWALDAEGEPLRQSAATNNDIEEYLKLSRQRDRRVRWRAVVAVGASIAGTGTSLALYVLAPDWLLALCAAASTLALGRLGQPADAPVIHRAVEIPKATKLTSDIVLRALGSLGIPAINQAQAKGNPGFAFTAPITRDGPGWMAEGDLPYGVTVTDVIDRRDRLASGVRRPLGCVWPEAVPTEHTGRLRMWVGDQDMSQTRQEPWPLAKSGGADLFKPVLWGTDQRGRWVGVTLMFIAGIIGAIPRMGKTFLLRLLLLIAALDVRAELHTYDLKGTGDLDSVGDRVAYRHRAGEEDPDIEYAIADLRELQGELRRRAKVIRSLPRDICPESKVTTELASKRSLGLHPIVIGVDECQVWFEHPKYGGEFKEICTDLVKRGPATGIVLLLATQRPDKDSIPTSISANASARWCLKVMGQVENDMVLGTGAYKRGVRASMFAWGDKGISYFLGEGSDARIVRSAFINAVEADRIALRARALREHAGLLAGHALGEQPETTASVGYDLLADLRAAVPAEKPKLWNEAIVPLLAELRPEVYGEWTPEQLTAALKPYGIRTVQVWGTTEDGKGANRRGIRRSDILKAAAERNGGADAA
- a CDS encoding DUF3987 domain-containing protein is translated as MTSDFPEDGDHAPPNDPSAEQAALGAMLLSRPAVAEVSAALSTEDYYRPAHATIHGAIIAMHAAGLPVDPITVAARLRATNDLSRIGGATYLHALVQATPTAANGTYYAEIVADLARQRRLIETGTRLIAHTRQGTSQAERIASQAAAELAAISTSDRWPDPIPLGTHGALPLFPVDTLTPWVAEQVAAVAEFTQTPPDLAATMALAALSTAAGGRVHVEIRPGWREQSNLYLVCAMPPASRKSDVFAFMTEPVYDLERELQEGSRAQIIEAETIKEAALAEAEALMAKARKPGDGIDRTVIVAEASAARLLAEDIHVPPKPRLTVSGDITPEPLAQQLAIHRCLAALSPEGDLFDIIAGRYSAKPNLGVFLQAHKGERLQTDRITREQPSVDKPALTIGVTPQPAVLQDLASTPGARDRGLLARFLYALPASNLGYRKTRTAPVPEAVAQRYHGRLSTLLSTLYALPEPVTIPLTATADRAVEALQDQLETALRPEQPLAHLPDWAGKLVGHTARVALLLHLSDRIAGPRWGEPVEEDTINRAADITAYYTQHALAVFDLIASDPATDAAQTILEWLARPKTDGTYRTAIKRRDAVAASRRFRTVAQLEPALSLLEAHGYLRADTPARTGRAGQPATATYRVHPSLHCGADAR